One segment of Phaeacidiphilus oryzae TH49 DNA contains the following:
- a CDS encoding ferritin-like domain-containing protein, which translates to MLTAGSVFREIYADDRAYQLFCSIAASGEDQGGWENERIASLVRDRELAPKIARHGADERKHGRIFDRLMRKRGVGPVDVPDDADYCMLLERQGIGLIHERLKDDRPLTDRDVITYLVHSRVTEQRASEDMRLMVRVFGDDPEIGRAVRMISADEDNHLAYCHEELLRLSAAGHGGYIRELLRRTAKAEIRTHRGVGLAVMRRMGEILGWPSWKRGLLAAGVYGLWLYEEAYGWRRMVELRMPEPRMRNAMAPARADGRQAGGDGFALVGEVT; encoded by the coding sequence GTGCTGACCGCGGGATCGGTGTTCCGAGAGATCTACGCTGATGACCGGGCCTACCAACTCTTCTGCAGCATCGCCGCGTCCGGTGAGGACCAGGGCGGATGGGAGAACGAGCGGATCGCCTCGCTGGTCCGCGACCGCGAGCTGGCCCCCAAGATCGCCCGGCATGGCGCGGACGAGCGCAAGCACGGGCGGATCTTCGACCGGCTGATGCGCAAGCGCGGTGTCGGGCCGGTGGACGTCCCCGACGACGCCGACTACTGCATGCTCCTGGAGCGCCAGGGCATCGGCCTGATCCACGAGCGCCTCAAGGACGACCGTCCGCTGACCGACCGCGACGTGATCACCTACCTGGTGCACAGCAGGGTGACCGAGCAGCGGGCCTCCGAGGACATGCGGCTGATGGTGCGGGTCTTCGGCGACGATCCGGAGATCGGCCGGGCGGTGCGGATGATCTCCGCCGACGAGGACAACCATCTCGCGTACTGCCACGAGGAGTTGCTGCGGCTCAGCGCCGCCGGCCACGGCGGCTACATCCGCGAGCTCCTCCGCCGTACGGCGAAGGCGGAGATCCGCACCCACCGGGGGGTCGGCCTCGCGGTGATGCGGCGGATGGGCGAGATCCTCGGCTGGCCGTCCTGGAAGCGCGGGCTGCTGGCGGCCGGCGTCTACGGGCTGTGGCTCTACGAGGAGGCGTACGGCTGGCGGCGGATGGTGGAGCTGCGGATGCCGGAGCCCCGGATGCGGAACGCGATGGCGCCGGCGCGGGCGGACGGGCGGCAGGCCGGGGGAGACGGATTTGCACTGGTCGGTGAGGTGACGTAA
- a CDS encoding tetratricopeptide repeat protein — protein sequence MEEADEHDDAGVLADDTSEEPVEAPSREGFEAALAAREEAALESRYRRAAEAGDPGAASLLGSLLLRRGELDEAEPHLRRAAGAGLRAGANNLGMLLHQRGLRDEAAYWWRQAAVAGSAPAAHALGLHLRDRGDEPGSEYWLRHAAEQGHVGGAFALAEHLELHHDPDAAEHWFRTAAEAGHREAAYRLGRLRQAAGAPDDAEPWFRRAAARSHAAAALRLGELLEGRGESDEAGHWYRQAAQGGEPRAATALGFLLRDGGEGEAAAEWWREAARAGDGSAANALGALAADRGNRAEAERWYRAALDCGDHNGAFNLGLLCAEAGRMESAEQWYRRAAYAGHRDACNALAVLLLERGEREGAEPWFSKAAEAGSVDAAFNLGILHARRGEEESALEWYARAAARGHAEASLQLGSAREKRGDLPGAERRYRQAARGGSVEGAFALASLLERHTQGEGPAAERDHWYAVAAEKGHRRAQVRMGVRASEQGDLAQAAVWYRRAAEAGSRSGAFNLGLLLARQGSEAEAMLWYIRAADAGHGRAALRLALIAARRGELSQARVWCERAESAGPKSVTERARALRESLATGLTA from the coding sequence ATGGAGGAGGCGGACGAGCACGACGACGCCGGGGTGCTCGCCGACGACACCTCCGAGGAACCCGTGGAGGCCCCCTCGCGCGAGGGCTTCGAGGCCGCCCTGGCCGCCCGCGAGGAGGCGGCCCTGGAGTCGCGCTACCGGCGGGCCGCCGAAGCCGGCGATCCGGGCGCGGCGAGCCTCCTCGGCTCGCTGCTGCTCCGCCGCGGGGAGCTGGACGAGGCCGAGCCGCACCTGCGCCGGGCCGCCGGCGCGGGGCTGCGAGCCGGCGCGAACAACCTCGGCATGCTGCTGCACCAGCGCGGGCTGCGGGACGAGGCCGCGTACTGGTGGCGGCAGGCGGCCGTGGCCGGCAGCGCGCCCGCGGCCCACGCCCTCGGGCTCCACCTCCGCGACCGGGGCGACGAGCCCGGCAGCGAGTACTGGCTGCGGCACGCCGCCGAGCAGGGGCATGTCGGCGGGGCCTTCGCCCTCGCCGAGCACCTGGAGCTCCACCACGACCCGGACGCCGCCGAGCACTGGTTCCGCACCGCGGCCGAGGCCGGCCACCGGGAGGCGGCGTACCGGCTCGGCCGGCTGCGGCAGGCCGCCGGCGCGCCGGACGACGCCGAGCCCTGGTTCCGCCGGGCCGCCGCCCGCTCGCACGCGGCCGCCGCGCTGCGGCTGGGCGAGCTGCTGGAGGGGCGCGGCGAGTCGGACGAGGCGGGGCACTGGTATCGGCAGGCCGCGCAGGGCGGAGAGCCGCGGGCGGCCACCGCCCTCGGCTTCCTGCTGCGGGACGGCGGAGAGGGGGAGGCCGCCGCCGAGTGGTGGCGGGAGGCCGCCCGGGCCGGCGACGGCAGCGCGGCCAACGCGCTGGGCGCGCTGGCCGCCGACCGCGGCAACCGCGCCGAGGCCGAACGCTGGTACCGCGCGGCGCTGGACTGCGGCGACCACAACGGGGCCTTCAACCTCGGGCTGCTCTGCGCCGAGGCGGGCCGGATGGAGTCCGCCGAGCAGTGGTACCGCCGGGCGGCCTACGCCGGGCACCGGGACGCCTGCAACGCGCTGGCCGTGCTGCTGCTGGAACGCGGCGAGCGGGAGGGCGCCGAGCCGTGGTTCTCCAAGGCGGCCGAGGCGGGCAGCGTGGACGCCGCGTTCAACCTGGGCATCCTCCACGCCCGGCGCGGCGAGGAGGAGTCCGCGCTGGAGTGGTACGCGCGCGCCGCGGCACGCGGTCACGCCGAGGCCTCGCTGCAGCTGGGCTCCGCCCGGGAGAAGCGCGGCGACCTGCCGGGCGCCGAGCGGCGCTACCGCCAGGCCGCGCGGGGCGGCTCGGTGGAGGGCGCCTTCGCCCTCGCCTCCCTGCTGGAGCGGCACACCCAGGGGGAGGGGCCGGCGGCCGAGCGCGACCACTGGTACGCGGTCGCGGCGGAGAAGGGCCACCGCCGGGCGCAGGTTCGGATGGGCGTCCGCGCCTCCGAGCAGGGCGATCTGGCGCAGGCGGCGGTCTGGTACCGGCGCGCGGCGGAGGCGGGGAGCAGGAGCGGGGCCTTCAACCTCGGGCTGCTGCTGGCCCGGCAGGGCAGCGAGGCCGAGGCGATGCTCTGGTACATCCGCGCGGCGGACGCCGGGCACGGGCGGGCGGCGCTGCGGCTGGCGCTGATCGCGGCGCGGCGCGGGGAGCTGTCGCAGGCGCGG